In the genome of Leptospira broomii serovar Hurstbridge str. 5399, the window GATCGTATAGATTGGTAGATTCGGAAGTTACTCCGTTCAACTCGATGATCTTAAATCCTTTTCCGGATTTTAACTCTTCCACCGAAGAAAAACGAATATCGTATCGGCCGAAGTAAAAACCGGTAAACGGTCGAGTCGCCTCTTCTATAGATCTTTCCAGTTGGGGAGTGATCCAATTCTTTCCATCTAAGAATAAGGCACCTTGGCAATGATTGCCGGCCTCGGCGAGTTTTAAAATACGACCTTTCGGTAAGACTTCTTTCCAACGTTGCGAAAATCTTTCTCTGAAAACTTTAGTCTGGATGCGAAACCTAGGATGCATTTGTATGAGTTCTTCCAGCGTAGAACGACCATCGCCCATGACTCGAGGAAAAGCTTTTCTAGTAATGGAAAATACCTTACCGGACGACTCCGAAGGAAAGCGGTAATAAAATATACCGGCTTCGTAAGGACCCGGATGAAATTCTTGAACGAGTAACGGAACATTAGATTCGGATAAAATAAGTGGCAGGTCCTCGCTTCTACTCGCGAGTCTTACTCCTTGACCTCTTTGGCCTGCATTAGGTTTAATGATGATTGGAAAGTCCAAACCGATCTTTTTCATTTGAGCGAGAATGTTTTCCGAATTGCGGAATGGAGTATCAACTAAAAAGTTTCTTAAAACGTAATCCTGTTTAAGTCGATTGAGTATATCGAACTTCGATTCGCCGACCAACCCGCCTAACGGTATTCCGGGATTTGCGGCTGCGATTGTTCCGAAGCCCAAAGAGGAAAGGGAACCTAATCGAATCGAGCGGAAGCTTAGTAGTGCGATCCAGGGGATTAGAGGAAGATAAAGTTTCCAAGTCGGCCAAAACTCCATCGGATCCGAAAGCCTTAATAGTTCTTCTTCGCAAGGATCCGAATTCATCCGAATTTTATATAACCGGATCCCAGTCCGAAAGAATCGGCGTCGATCTCTCGAATTGTATCGTGGAAAATGCGAAGCCGAAACTTTTCGGAACATCCTTCGTGCCTAAGTGCTCCAAAGCGATTCTTATCATTGCGTCGTGATGAATCGTATGCTCTTGCACGTATAAAAGCTCTCGCTCCCAAAATGATTCGGTTCTACCTTCTTCCCCGGAGTATGGGTCCGCAGTATAGGAAAGCCTCATCGGCCCCGACCAAGTCCGAGCGCATAAAATCGATGTCAATTCGACAAGTCTCTCCGACGCAGCGATTGGCGATTTTTCGTATAAAAGGTTTCGCTCTCGACGATCGTACGAAACGATTTCCGTTTCTCTCCCTTTTAAGAGAGCCTCGACGAATTCGAGAGAATGCCTGACGTGTTTTCCTATCGAAGAGCCGCAAAGAACAGGAAGAGCGAGAGAATACTGGTCGGTCGAAACTTTCGCTATAACGTCGGCAAGTTGCAGAAGAACTGCGGAAAGAGATTCTACTAAATTTGAAGATTTTACACGCATCACAACAAGTTTCGTCCTGGCCTTTTTATAGGTTACATGACTATACTTGAAAAGCTATTTTTCGGACGGAATTTAGCCTCAAAAATGATAAATATTAAGAATATCGACTAACCGAATTTGCCAGAAATATAATCTTCGGTTTCCTTTTTAGAGGGATCATTGAAGATTTTTTTAGTAGTATCGAACTCCAGCAATTTTCCCATATAAAAGAGGCCGGTATAATCGCTGATACGGGCCGCCTGTTGCATATTAT includes:
- a CDS encoding ATP-grasp domain-containing protein; this translates as MNSDPCEEELLRLSDPMEFWPTWKLYLPLIPWIALLSFRSIRLGSLSSLGFGTIAAANPGIPLGGLVGESKFDILNRLKQDYVLRNFLVDTPFRNSENILAQMKKIGLDFPIIIKPNAGQRGQGVRLASRSEDLPLILSESNVPLLVQEFHPGPYEAGIFYYRFPSESSGKVFSITRKAFPRVMGDGRSTLEELIQMHPRFRIQTKVFRERFSQRWKEVLPKGRILKLAEAGNHCQGALFLDGKNWITPQLERSIEEATRPFTGFYFGRYDIRFSSVEELKSGKGFKIIELNGVTSESTNLYDPRFSVGERYAILFKQWQLLFKIGRESEGKKAGLFPILRALWDFYRGDRKVPDLSN